GATCCGGCTGCGCGACCTGGCCGCCAGCCGAGTTGGTTACGGATATGGATGTCTTTGTGTGCTGTTACGACGAGAAGGCTGGCTAGAGCCGGTTTCAAAACCTACGTAGACAGATAGTGATGCAGGCTAAGAGGATAAAGGCTTGGTAGACGTTGCTGTAGTATTCGTAGCGGACGACGAGTCTGCGGAAGTTGTGCAGCCAGGCGATGGTGCGTTCGATCTT
The Pirellulales bacterium genome window above contains:
- a CDS encoding IS5/IS1182 family transposase — translated: KIERTIAWLHNFRRLVVRYEYYSNVYQAFILLACITICLRRF